A genome region from Bacillaceae bacterium IKA-2 includes the following:
- a CDS encoding CaiB/BaiF CoA-transferase family protein: MSGTLEGIKVLDLTRVLAGPYCTMILGDLGADVIKVEAPGGSDDTRAWGPPYTGGESAYYLCANRNKRAITLDLRSEDGKNVLEKLIKQSDVIIENFKHGTMEKWGLGYEQLNTLNPQIVHCSITGFGHEGPYKDLPGYDFIIQAMSGLMSITGSEESGPMKVGVAISDIFTGLYAAIGIQAALIERNQSGMGQSIDLSLFDSQISTLANVASNYLVSEKIPKRLGNQHPNIVPYQSFDTLDGQIAVGVGNDGQFVKFMNVIGLAELSKNEKYATNPKRLENRKELVELISGQMIKKDTQFWITNLRQNGIPSGPINTIAEMFEDPHVKTSGIVKEVAHPTAGTIKLVGSPLKLSRTPTAVRKHPPLAGEHTEEVLKEIGLSSNEISELKEKNII; the protein is encoded by the coding sequence ATGTCTGGAACTTTGGAAGGCATTAAGGTACTTGACTTAACAAGGGTGTTAGCCGGACCCTATTGTACAATGATTCTCGGAGACTTAGGGGCTGATGTGATTAAAGTAGAGGCTCCTGGTGGAAGTGACGATACCCGAGCATGGGGGCCACCCTATACTGGCGGTGAAAGTGCCTATTATTTATGTGCTAATCGAAATAAGCGAGCCATTACATTAGACTTGAGGTCAGAGGATGGGAAGAATGTTTTAGAAAAGCTAATTAAACAATCGGACGTAATTATTGAAAACTTCAAACATGGGACGATGGAGAAATGGGGACTTGGTTATGAACAATTAAATACATTGAACCCACAAATTGTCCATTGCTCAATTACTGGCTTTGGCCATGAAGGACCCTATAAAGATTTACCAGGTTATGACTTTATTATTCAAGCAATGAGTGGCTTAATGAGCATTACAGGAAGTGAAGAGTCTGGTCCTATGAAAGTAGGTGTGGCTATTTCAGATATTTTTACTGGCTTATATGCAGCAATCGGTATTCAAGCTGCATTAATTGAGCGAAATCAATCGGGGATGGGGCAGAGTATTGATCTATCATTATTCGATTCGCAAATAAGTACTCTTGCTAATGTTGCAAGTAATTATTTAGTTTCAGAAAAAATACCGAAACGACTAGGTAATCAACATCCTAATATTGTTCCTTATCAATCGTTTGATACGTTAGATGGACAGATCGCTGTAGGTGTTGGAAATGACGGTCAGTTTGTGAAGTTTATGAATGTAATAGGTCTTGCTGAATTAAGTAAAAATGAAAAGTATGCTACAAATCCAAAGCGGTTAGAAAATAGGAAAGAATTAGTTGAATTGATTTCAGGGCAAATGATTAAGAAAGATACCCAGTTTTGGATAACAAATCTTCGCCAGAACGGAATACCGTCTGGACCTATTAATACGATTGCAGAAATGTTTGAAGATCCTCATGTGAAAACTAGTGGAATAGTTAAAGAGGTTGCCCACCCAACAGCTGGAACGATCAAACTTGTCGGAAGTCCACTCAAACTCTCACGAACACCAACAGCAGTAAGAAAACATCCGCCGTTGGCTGGTGAGCATACTGAAGAAGTTCTAAAAGAAATTGGCTTAAGCAGTAACGAAATATCTGAATTAAAAGAAAAAAATATTATTTAG
- a CDS encoding acyl-CoA dehydrogenase family protein — MNFKFSEEQEMVRKMVRNFVDKEIMPHIGEWDAKSHFEVGIMKRLAELDLMGVCIPEEYGGSGMDYNTLAIVCEELERGDTAFRTAVSVHIGLSSLTLLQWGNEYQKQKYLVPQAKGEKIGAFGLTEPNAGSDVAALQTTAVKDGDDYILNGSKTWISLCDHADNFLVFAYTDKSKKQKGISAFIVERTMPGFSSKAIKGKLGIRAGNTGETFFEDVRVPKENLLGEEGEGFKIAMAALDNGRFTVAAGASGQIMACLEASVSYCHERSTFGKEIGKHQLVQQMIANMEAGLQMSRLLVYKAGWLKNEGERNTKETSLAKWQACNFANQAANDAVQIYGAYGYSNEYPVERYLRNSKAPVIYEGTREIHTLMQADYVLGYRQDKPISKKLPAWPFEAATDKVK, encoded by the coding sequence ATGAATTTTAAATTTTCTGAAGAACAAGAAATGGTAAGAAAGATGGTACGTAATTTTGTTGATAAGGAGATCATGCCTCATATTGGTGAGTGGGATGCAAAAAGCCACTTTGAAGTAGGAATTATGAAGCGTCTTGCAGAACTAGATTTAATGGGTGTCTGTATACCAGAAGAATATGGCGGAAGCGGGATGGATTATAATACACTAGCGATCGTTTGTGAAGAGTTAGAACGTGGTGATACGGCGTTTAGGACAGCGGTATCTGTTCATATCGGTCTGAGTAGTTTAACGCTCTTACAGTGGGGAAATGAGTATCAAAAACAAAAATACCTAGTCCCACAAGCTAAGGGTGAAAAGATTGGTGCATTTGGGCTTACTGAACCGAATGCCGGATCTGATGTTGCTGCATTACAAACAACAGCAGTAAAAGATGGCGATGATTATATTCTTAATGGTTCAAAAACATGGATTTCCCTTTGTGACCATGCCGATAATTTCCTTGTCTTTGCTTATACAGATAAGAGCAAAAAACAAAAAGGTATTTCGGCCTTTATTGTCGAAAGAACGATGCCTGGTTTCTCTTCTAAAGCCATTAAAGGTAAGTTAGGAATTCGTGCGGGAAATACAGGTGAGACTTTCTTTGAAGATGTAAGGGTTCCGAAAGAAAATTTACTTGGTGAAGAAGGAGAAGGATTCAAAATTGCTATGGCAGCACTTGATAACGGGAGATTTACGGTCGCAGCTGGGGCTAGCGGGCAAATTATGGCTTGTTTAGAAGCGAGCGTTTCTTATTGCCATGAAAGAAGTACATTTGGTAAAGAAATTGGGAAACATCAATTAGTCCAACAAATGATCGCTAATATGGAAGCTGGATTACAAATGTCACGTCTCCTCGTCTATAAGGCTGGATGGCTTAAAAATGAAGGCGAACGAAACACAAAGGAAACTTCGCTTGCAAAATGGCAAGCTTGTAATTTTGCAAATCAAGCAGCTAACGATGCTGTCCAAATTTATGGTGCCTATGGCTATTCGAACGAATACCCTGTTGAACGTTACTTGAGAAATTCTAAAGCACCAGTTATATATGAAGGAACTAGAGAAATTCATACGCTCATGCAAGCAGATTATGTATTAGGGTATCGTCAAGATAAACCGATTTCAAAAAAATTACCTGCTTGGCCTTTTGAAGCTGCTACAGACAAAGTTAAATAA
- a CDS encoding gamma-glutamyl-gamma-aminobutyrate hydrolase family protein (Members of this family of hydrolases with an active site Cys residue belong to MEROPS family C26.): MKPWIGVTTHIDKGELQDIYPNHPLLYIERHYIEALQSHNMIPIILPPISDRSEIQSYLGKLDGLLISGGGFLPLKKSSNVSLGLKDTGSERYNFELSLLEEALPLEIPILGVCRGKQMINEVCGGTLKSIESIIEHHQEKNNIPGDTPTHELKVETSSLLGNILGKKAVKVNSFHRQCIDRLGEGLKVSALSIEDDIIEAIEGEEHPWLIGLQFHPEKLWKKDSSWSNLFTSMYEATKLYSQNKK; this comes from the coding sequence ATGAAACCGTGGATTGGTGTTACAACTCATATTGATAAAGGTGAGCTTCAAGATATTTATCCAAATCACCCTCTTCTCTATATAGAACGTCATTATATAGAAGCTTTACAAAGCCATAATATGATACCAATTATATTACCGCCAATCTCTGATAGGTCTGAAATACAAAGTTATTTAGGTAAGCTAGACGGTCTATTAATATCAGGAGGTGGATTTTTACCGTTAAAAAAATCATCGAATGTATCACTTGGATTAAAAGATACCGGAAGTGAGCGTTATAATTTTGAGTTAAGCTTACTAGAGGAAGCTCTGCCTCTAGAAATCCCCATCCTCGGAGTTTGTAGAGGCAAACAAATGATTAACGAGGTTTGTGGTGGGACATTAAAAAGTATAGAAAGTATAATTGAACATCATCAAGAAAAAAATAATATTCCTGGGGATACGCCAACTCATGAACTAAAAGTTGAAACAAGCAGTCTGCTTGGAAATATCCTTGGAAAAAAAGCAGTAAAAGTAAACTCTTTCCACCGCCAATGTATAGACCGTTTAGGTGAGGGGTTAAAAGTATCCGCCTTATCAATAGAGGATGACATTATCGAAGCAATTGAAGGAGAAGAGCATCCATGGTTAATTGGATTACAGTTTCATCCAGAGAAACTATGGAAAAAAGATTCTAGTTGGTCCAATTTATTTACTAGTATGTATGAAGCTACAAAATTATATAGCCAAAATAAGAAATAA
- a CDS encoding DUF4387 domain-containing protein, which produces MKTKMLIDLAKTIRSKNASTDKITFDIIFRGRENYELVKESRCITKETVAKLYNIPLERICDFVEYDPAFAIKFTIYRTIRSGSFGDRDIFGCQQYSPLLGIEIPV; this is translated from the coding sequence ATGAAAACAAAAATGTTGATAGATTTAGCTAAGACGATTAGAAGCAAGAATGCCAGTACAGATAAAATTACCTTTGATATTATTTTCAGGGGCAGAGAGAATTATGAACTAGTAAAGGAAAGTCGCTGTATTACGAAAGAAACAGTAGCAAAGTTATATAACATACCATTAGAGAGAATTTGTGATTTTGTTGAATACGACCCTGCATTTGCGATAAAATTTACCATTTACCGAACGATTCGCAGTGGTAGTTTTGGTGATCGAGACATATTTGGTTGTCAGCAGTATTCTCCGCTATTAGGAATTGAAATTCCGGTTTAA
- a CDS encoding acyclic terpene utilization AtuA family protein codes for MSKKKLSIICPNGALGFGKTKVESFKIGKATFPDYYCADSGSDDIGPAPLGSDQSSSMYEWQKHDLELMLLASREQGVPMIIGSAGDTGSNSRVDMYVQIIKDLAEKHDIPNFKLAYFYSEVDKDYLINKMNNGIAFEGLDGRDNLTLDELEKTDRIVAVAGVHPYIKALDLGADVIIGGRSSDCAVFGAPAIREGFPESLSYYLGKLLECASFCAEPYGAKESVIGTITQDDVKVEAMHPEQFCTVSSVAGHAMYERSNPFFEYVAGGMLDMTNCSYEQFNEKTCRITGPEFFPIEGKVKVKLEGAGKLGERFYSFAGIRDPYTIENIDKVIQWAKDQIHESFPDLKYYVDYKIFGKNGVMGDLEPVKDVVPHELCIIIEAVAPTKAVAEEIALMASRQIFYARLPEVKGTAGGASFIIDEALPATAAYDWTIHHIIPVDDPLELFNVELIEVGKSVAHK; via the coding sequence ATGAGCAAAAAAAAATTATCAATTATCTGTCCAAATGGTGCGTTGGGGTTTGGGAAAACGAAGGTAGAAAGTTTTAAAATAGGTAAAGCAACCTTTCCAGATTATTATTGTGCTGATTCAGGAAGTGATGACATTGGCCCGGCGCCTTTGGGTTCAGATCAATCTTCAAGTATGTATGAATGGCAAAAACACGATCTTGAATTAATGTTGCTGGCATCACGTGAGCAAGGGGTGCCAATGATCATTGGCTCGGCAGGAGATACTGGTTCAAATAGTAGAGTCGATATGTATGTTCAAATAATTAAAGATTTAGCAGAAAAACATGACATACCAAATTTTAAGTTAGCCTACTTTTATTCTGAAGTAGATAAAGATTACTTGATCAATAAAATGAATAACGGAATAGCTTTTGAAGGATTAGATGGCAGGGATAATCTAACGTTGGATGAACTTGAAAAAACAGATAGAATAGTTGCTGTAGCAGGAGTCCACCCTTATATTAAGGCTTTGGATTTGGGGGCTGATGTAATTATAGGTGGCCGATCTAGTGATTGTGCTGTCTTTGGAGCACCGGCGATTAGAGAAGGGTTTCCAGAAAGTTTATCTTATTATTTAGGGAAGTTGTTAGAATGTGCGTCCTTTTGTGCTGAACCTTATGGGGCTAAAGAAAGTGTCATTGGAACGATTACACAAGATGATGTAAAAGTTGAAGCCATGCACCCAGAGCAGTTTTGTACAGTTTCGTCTGTAGCTGGCCATGCGATGTATGAGCGCTCAAATCCATTTTTTGAGTATGTAGCAGGCGGAATGTTAGATATGACAAACTGCTCATATGAGCAGTTTAATGAAAAAACTTGTCGTATCACAGGGCCAGAGTTTTTCCCAATTGAAGGGAAAGTGAAAGTGAAATTGGAGGGTGCTGGGAAACTTGGGGAGAGATTTTACAGCTTTGCAGGTATCCGAGATCCTTATACGATAGAAAATATTGATAAAGTCATTCAATGGGCAAAAGATCAAATTCATGAGAGCTTTCCAGATTTAAAGTATTATGTAGATTATAAAATATTTGGGAAGAACGGAGTAATGGGAGATTTAGAACCTGTAAAAGACGTAGTACCTCATGAACTGTGTATCATTATCGAAGCAGTTGCACCAACAAAAGCAGTAGCTGAGGAGATAGCCTTGATGGCATCTAGACAGATTTTTTATGCTAGACTTCCAGAAGTTAAAGGAACGGCCGGAGGAGCATCATTTATTATTGACGAGGCGCTACCAGCAACAGCAGCTTACGATTGGACAATTCACCACATAATTCCTGTTGATGATCCTCTAGAGTTGTTTAATGTAGAACTGATAGAAGTAGGGAAATCTGTAGCGCACAAATAA
- a CDS encoding ABC transporter ATP-binding protein, producing the protein MKSNEVEPLIKLRGVKKHFLKKSSFLEKKLAGKKDQTVYAVDGINLDIRPKETLSIVGESGCGKSTLGRAIIRLHEITDGKILYRNEDISKFDNNELKSFRQKAQIIFQNPYASLNPRKTVREIIQVALQSRGVTNFIDQEREIISLLDKVGLNKRHMDNYPHQFSGGQRQRIGIARTIAMNPEFIVADEPVSALDVSVQAQIINLLEDLKEELDLTYLFVAHDLSVVHYVSDRVAVMYLGEIVELAETKELFNNPLHPYTQSLLSSIPIVDKDERINAKERIILTGTVPTPTDAPKGCKFHTRCFLKIGEICEQVQPKWTEKDGHGAACHLYNE; encoded by the coding sequence ATGAAAAGCAACGAAGTAGAACCGCTCATTAAACTTAGAGGAGTTAAGAAGCATTTTCTTAAAAAATCCTCCTTCTTAGAAAAAAAATTAGCAGGCAAGAAAGATCAAACCGTTTACGCAGTTGATGGTATTAACTTGGATATCCGCCCCAAAGAAACATTAAGCATCGTTGGAGAAAGTGGTTGTGGTAAATCAACTCTTGGTAGAGCAATTATTAGGTTACACGAGATAACTGACGGGAAAATTCTTTACAGAAATGAAGATATATCAAAATTTGATAATAATGAATTAAAGTCTTTTCGTCAAAAAGCGCAGATTATTTTCCAAAACCCATATGCTTCATTAAATCCAAGGAAAACTGTTCGCGAGATTATCCAAGTTGCGTTACAAAGTAGGGGGGTAACAAATTTCATTGATCAAGAGCGAGAAATAATTTCCTTGCTTGACAAGGTTGGTTTAAATAAACGACATATGGACAATTATCCTCACCAATTTAGTGGTGGGCAACGCCAAAGAATTGGGATTGCACGAACGATAGCTATGAATCCAGAATTCATAGTAGCAGATGAACCCGTATCAGCTCTAGACGTTTCAGTACAAGCGCAAATCATAAATTTATTAGAAGATTTAAAAGAAGAATTAGATTTAACCTATCTGTTTGTCGCACATGACTTAAGTGTTGTTCATTACGTTAGCGATAGGGTAGCTGTTATGTATTTGGGAGAAATAGTTGAATTGGCTGAGACGAAAGAATTATTTAATAATCCTTTGCATCCATACACACAATCGCTTTTATCATCAATTCCGATTGTCGATAAAGATGAAAGAATAAATGCTAAAGAACGAATTATCTTAACTGGAACGGTTCCGACACCAACAGATGCACCAAAAGGGTGTAAATTTCACACTCGTTGCTTTTTGAAAATTGGAGAAATTTGTGAGCAGGTTCAACCGAAATGGACTGAAAAAGACGGACATGGTGCAGCCTGTCACTTATATAACGAATAA
- a CDS encoding ABC transporter ATP-binding protein: MALEINGLTVGYETGKGIVKAVRKANLQVKKGQIVGLVGESGCGKSSFLFSIIGLLGKSGKLIEGNILFNGKDQVKNSNEQWRKIRGRDISMIFQDPMTTLNPAYSVGHQIREVLINHCIVKPEIKGWFRRLGLKKEEVKRVHSLMAEVGIPSPEKRYNDYPHQFSGGMQQRMLIAMALASEPELILADEPTTALDVTIQNQILDLLKKINRERSTSIILVTHDLAVASEFCDEITVMYAGVIVEQGVTEDVIKNPKHPYTQGLFKSIPRITNEKEKIEPIPGSVIDLFELGDDCPYYSRCPHANPSCLRPIEMTDLGNHHQVRCVLYEKGSEVQ, from the coding sequence ATGGCACTTGAAATAAATGGATTAACTGTTGGTTACGAGACAGGAAAAGGGATTGTAAAAGCTGTTAGAAAAGCAAATTTACAAGTTAAAAAGGGACAAATTGTTGGTTTAGTAGGAGAATCCGGATGCGGTAAGAGTTCATTTTTATTCTCTATTATTGGATTATTGGGGAAATCAGGAAAACTTATCGAAGGAAATATACTTTTTAATGGTAAGGATCAAGTAAAAAACTCAAACGAACAATGGCGAAAAATACGTGGCAGAGATATATCGATGATTTTCCAAGATCCGATGACTACATTAAATCCTGCATATTCAGTAGGTCACCAAATTAGAGAAGTATTAATCAATCATTGTATTGTTAAACCTGAAATAAAGGGTTGGTTCCGTCGCTTAGGTTTGAAAAAAGAAGAAGTAAAACGCGTTCATAGTTTGATGGCTGAAGTAGGAATACCTTCACCAGAAAAGCGTTACAATGACTATCCACATCAATTTAGTGGGGGTATGCAGCAACGGATGTTAATTGCAATGGCTTTAGCATCTGAACCAGAATTAATTTTAGCAGATGAACCAACTACAGCATTAGATGTTACGATACAAAATCAGATTCTTGATTTGCTAAAAAAAATCAACAGAGAACGATCAACAAGTATCATCCTTGTGACCCATGATTTAGCTGTTGCTTCTGAATTTTGTGATGAAATAACGGTAATGTACGCTGGTGTAATTGTAGAGCAAGGTGTTACTGAAGATGTTATTAAAAATCCCAAGCACCCATACACTCAAGGACTATTTAAATCTATTCCACGTATCACAAATGAGAAAGAGAAGATTGAACCGATTCCGGGTAGCGTAATAGATTTATTCGAATTAGGTGATGATTGTCCATATTATTCGAGGTGTCCTCATGCAAATCCATCTTGTCTTAGACCAATAGAGATGACTGATTTAGGAAATCATCATCAAGTGCGATGTGTTTTATATGAGAAAGGAAGTGAGGTGCAATGA
- a CDS encoding ABC transporter permease produces the protein MIPNKEVQEEEETIITNQTMYKIKKFLRNTKEFLKSISKHPSVVGGLIIIIIYFILAIFAPYIAPQSHVTGDLTNRIAPPAWLEGGSWENILGTDQQGTDLLSRIIYGTRVSLAVGVIVTTISVVFGTLLGLIAGYFRGWFDSIVSRLADLLLAFPFLIFAIGMMAFLGPGFINLIFALAFKGWVEFFRISRGEVMGEQSKEYVEAAKSLGRPKYLIIISEILPNIVHSIVVLATLRLGYMMIMESSLSFLGLGIQPPTPAWGSMIASGRDYILNGWWLSTFPGIALLILVLSINLFGEGLRDLLDPRLKTKR, from the coding sequence ATGATTCCTAACAAAGAAGTACAAGAAGAGGAAGAAACTATCATTACTAATCAAACAATGTACAAAATAAAAAAGTTCTTAAGAAATACAAAAGAATTTTTAAAAAGCATTTCTAAGCACCCGTCAGTCGTGGGGGGATTAATTATTATTATTATCTACTTCATATTGGCTATCTTTGCTCCATATATTGCTCCACAAAGTCATGTTACAGGTGACTTGACAAATAGAATTGCCCCCCCAGCTTGGTTAGAGGGAGGTAGTTGGGAAAACATATTGGGAACTGATCAACAGGGTACGGATTTATTGTCAAGAATCATCTATGGTACCCGAGTATCTTTGGCGGTTGGTGTGATCGTAACGACGATATCTGTTGTTTTTGGAACACTATTAGGGTTAATCGCAGGTTATTTTAGAGGTTGGTTTGATAGTATTGTTTCCCGACTTGCAGATTTACTGCTTGCATTTCCTTTTCTTATTTTTGCAATCGGTATGATGGCATTTTTAGGGCCTGGATTTATTAATCTAATCTTTGCTTTAGCTTTTAAAGGTTGGGTTGAATTCTTTAGAATATCACGTGGTGAAGTTATGGGAGAGCAGTCTAAGGAATATGTGGAAGCAGCCAAATCATTAGGTAGACCTAAGTATCTTATAATAATAAGTGAAATTTTACCCAATATTGTCCATTCAATTGTTGTGCTAGCAACTTTGCGATTAGGTTATATGATGATTATGGAATCTTCTTTAAGTTTCCTAGGATTAGGAATACAACCGCCTACACCTGCTTGGGGATCGATGATTGCTTCAGGAAGAGATTATATTCTAAATGGCTGGTGGCTTTCGACGTTTCCAGGAATTGCCTTACTAATTTTAGTATTGAGTATTAACTTGTTTGGAGAAGGATTAAGAGATCTTCTAGACCCTCGATTGAAGACTAAAAGATAA
- a CDS encoding ABC transporter permease: MRSIKVLERILVAIPIMLGVALIVFLFMRLTPGDPVDMMMGNAGNVSQAEIDNLTSELGLDKPLHIQLVDYGGGILKGDLGNSYNKGQPVTTLIARTTAATVELALAAMFFALLVGIPIGVYSAVKQNSFIDRLGMGGSFFGISVPPFWLGIVLILIFSVKLGWTPVKGRLDFGIDIQTITGLYLLDSLLTLNWEGFKNAANHLILPAITLGAAMGAIVARVVRSSMLEALQMDYVKLARAKGLKEWRVIMIHTLRNALIPTITVVGLEIGALLGGNMLVETVFGWPGLGRLVVEGIFNRDYPLVQGVVMFYAIVFVLINLMVDIIYTYLNPRIGM; the protein is encoded by the coding sequence ATGAGATCAATTAAAGTACTAGAGCGAATTTTAGTTGCGATACCGATAATGTTAGGCGTTGCTTTGATTGTTTTTCTATTTATGAGATTAACTCCTGGTGACCCAGTAGACATGATGATGGGTAATGCAGGAAACGTATCTCAAGCAGAAATTGATAACCTTACGTCAGAACTAGGTTTGGATAAACCCCTCCACATTCAATTGGTTGATTATGGTGGTGGAATATTGAAAGGAGATTTGGGTAACTCATATAATAAAGGCCAACCTGTTACTACTTTAATTGCAAGAACAACGGCTGCAACGGTAGAACTTGCTTTAGCAGCAATGTTTTTTGCCTTACTAGTAGGAATACCGATCGGTGTTTACTCAGCAGTTAAACAAAATAGTTTTATAGATCGGTTAGGTATGGGAGGTTCTTTTTTCGGAATATCAGTTCCACCCTTTTGGTTAGGAATAGTTTTGATCTTAATATTTTCTGTTAAATTAGGATGGACTCCAGTTAAAGGACGCTTAGATTTTGGAATTGATATACAAACAATCACCGGTCTATATTTGTTAGACAGTTTGCTAACCCTAAATTGGGAAGGCTTTAAAAATGCTGCTAATCACTTAATCCTTCCAGCTATAACGTTAGGGGCTGCTATGGGAGCAATTGTCGCTCGAGTTGTACGATCAAGTATGCTGGAAGCCTTGCAAATGGATTATGTTAAATTGGCTAGGGCTAAAGGCCTTAAAGAATGGAGAGTAATCATGATTCATACTCTGCGTAATGCACTAATTCCTACAATTACAGTAGTAGGTCTAGAAATCGGTGCATTATTGGGAGGTAATATGTTAGTAGAAACTGTTTTTGGATGGCCTGGATTAGGTAGACTTGTCGTTGAAGGAATATTTAATAGAGATTATCCGTTGGTTCAAGGTGTAGTTATGTTTTATGCGATTGTATTTGTTTTAATAAATTTAATGGTAGATATTATTTACACATATTTGAACCCGAGAATCGGGATGTAA
- a CDS encoding ABC transporter substrate-binding protein encodes MKRKNFILLFSVILSLLLFMTACSSNDEPEDTAKNDNSQNNVEENEGSLSEQVDSNVITGIRSSILTLDPANHRDRTTESVLRNLYDGLVMLGVDGEIIPKIAESWENTTPTEWIFNIREGVKFHDGSDLTAHDVKFTFDRIIKEGAMAGETSPRLGLMGPVEGVELVDDYTVKFLLAEPWPILLKMIPHQQILPQAYIEEVGDPEWRENPIGAGPYKFVSAELDERIVFERFDDYYEGAPSIKNLVFDVIPEVSSRIAALQAGEVQRITGISPDLVSVLENDANIEVKVSEGTRVTMMEMNTLEPPFDDVRVRQAMNHAINMDLVIDAILGGYASRTNGALLHSSFGINEDLQPYEYNPEKAKQLLAEAGYEDGFQVVIDTHETFRDIAEAVAPQLREIGIDASSRIWDAGVIRPMLLNGERIMSIDDWGASALDPFGFLDAKLVTDARGNFSQYSNDRVDELLNAGMSEDDVTKREEIYYEAQEIIYVEAPWVFSFVMQELEAGVKQLGNWAPSPDGMLYMPHATMSE; translated from the coding sequence ATGAAAAGAAAGAATTTCATTTTATTATTTTCCGTTATTTTGTCACTTCTGTTATTTATGACAGCGTGTTCATCAAATGATGAGCCAGAAGATACTGCCAAAAATGATAATTCCCAAAATAATGTTGAAGAAAATGAGGGAAGTTTATCAGAACAAGTTGACTCGAACGTTATAACCGGAATTAGATCCTCGATACTCACTCTTGACCCAGCTAATCATCGTGATCGTACAACTGAATCAGTTTTACGTAATCTCTATGATGGTTTAGTTATGCTTGGTGTTGACGGAGAGATTATCCCTAAAATTGCTGAATCGTGGGAAAATACGACTCCAACTGAATGGATTTTTAATATTCGTGAAGGAGTAAAATTTCATGATGGAAGTGATCTTACAGCTCATGACGTTAAATTTACATTTGATAGAATCATAAAAGAGGGTGCTATGGCGGGTGAAACTTCTCCACGTTTAGGCTTAATGGGCCCTGTTGAAGGAGTAGAACTAGTAGATGACTACACAGTTAAGTTTTTGTTAGCTGAACCTTGGCCGATTTTATTAAAAATGATTCCTCATCAACAAATATTACCTCAAGCTTATATAGAAGAAGTAGGGGATCCTGAGTGGAGAGAGAATCCAATTGGTGCTGGACCATATAAGTTTGTTAGTGCAGAACTTGATGAGCGGATCGTATTTGAGCGCTTTGATGATTATTATGAAGGTGCACCAAGTATCAAAAACTTAGTTTTTGATGTAATACCTGAAGTGTCATCACGTATAGCTGCTTTGCAGGCTGGCGAAGTTCAAAGGATAACAGGTATATCGCCTGATCTTGTCAGCGTACTTGAAAACGATGCGAATATAGAAGTAAAAGTATCTGAAGGTACTAGAGTTACGATGATGGAAATGAATACGCTGGAACCACCATTTGATGATGTAAGAGTTCGTCAAGCGATGAATCATGCAATTAATATGGATTTAGTTATAGATGCAATATTAGGTGGTTACGCTTCAAGAACAAATGGAGCCTTACTTCATAGTTCTTTTGGGATTAATGAGGATCTTCAACCTTATGAATACAACCCTGAAAAAGCGAAACAACTATTAGCTGAAGCTGGGTATGAAGATGGGTTTCAAGTTGTGATCGATACGCATGAGACGTTTAGAGATATCGCTGAAGCTGTAGCTCCACAATTGAGAGAAATTGGTATTGATGCAAGTTCACGAATTTGGGATGCAGGAGTCATCAGACCGATGTTACTCAATGGTGAGAGAATAATGTCCATTGATGATTGGGGTGCTTCAGCACTAGATCCATTTGGTTTTTTAGATGCCAAATTAGTGACTGATGCACGTGGAAATTTTAGCCAATATAGTAACGATAGAGTCGATGAATTGCTAAATGCTGGTATGTCAGAAGATGATGTTACAAAGAGGGAAGAAATTTACTATGAAGCTCAAGAAATTATCTATGTTGAAGCTCCGTGGGTATTTAGTTTTGTTATGCAGGAGCTTGAAGCTGGAGTGAAACAACTTGGTAACTGGGCACCTAGTCCAGATGGAATGTTGTATATGCCTCATGCGACGATGTCTGAATAA